One segment of Microbacterium arborescens DNA contains the following:
- the adhE gene encoding bifunctional acetaldehyde-CoA/alcohol dehydrogenase: MSIAVDALVTRAQRALDEYAHFTQEQIDHIVRKASVAALHHHGDLAVMAVEETGRGLFEDKAVKNMFACEHVTHSIIDQKTVGVIAHDELTGITEIADPVGVICALTPVTNPTSTAIFKSLIALKTRNPIVFGFHPSAQRCSSEAARIVRDAAVAAGAPADCIQWIDEPSMEASGELMNHPGVALILATGGNAMVRAAYSCGKPALGVGAGNVPAFIERTADVGRAVNDIVLSKSFDMGMVCASEQAVILDEPVADEALAEFARLHAYRVSAAEKAMLEEFIFGVTADSANCGEAKLNARVVGQSPVWIAEQAGFAVPADTSILLADVAGVGPHEPLTREKLAPVLAVLRAATPEEGIELARQMVAFDGLGHSGAIHSNDAEVVARFAEVVKAVRIIENSPSALGGIGDIYNAFLPSLTLGCGSYGHNSVSNNVSAVNLVNVKRVGRRNNNLQWFKIPAKTYFEPHAIRYLADMRGVERVSIITDETMTSLGYVDRITDVLNRRENRVQVQLLNQVRPEPKVSEVVAGAAQLRQFQPDTIIALGGGSPMDAAKVMWLLYENPEIEFSDMREKFFDVRKRAFTFPEMGKKAKLVCVPTTSGTGSEMTPFAVITDDVTGMKYPLADYALTPSVAIIDPELTRVLPGFLVADAGFDALTHATEAYVSVYANDYTDGLCLHAIKLIFENIERSTNARPGSTDSADRKAREKMHNAASISGMAFGNAFLGIVHAMAHVTGATYKLVHGRTNAVYLPHVIRYNGTVPTKLTSWPKYERYIAPERFQQIAQHLGLPAATPEEGVESYARAVEELRDRVGIERSFQAQGVDEARFLDNLHSLAMAAYEDQCAPANPRMPMIDDMKTLMEAAYYGTSFAEVRATRAAAVVAADALTVTPTGTDAPVAPGKKSTGKAKAAHGA; this comes from the coding sequence ATGTCCATCGCCGTCGACGCCCTCGTCACCCGGGCACAGCGTGCCCTCGACGAGTACGCGCATTTCACCCAGGAACAGATCGACCACATCGTCCGCAAGGCGTCGGTCGCGGCGCTGCACCATCACGGCGACCTCGCCGTCATGGCGGTCGAGGAGACCGGGCGCGGCCTGTTCGAGGACAAGGCCGTCAAGAACATGTTCGCGTGCGAACACGTCACGCACTCGATCATCGACCAGAAGACCGTCGGCGTCATCGCGCACGACGAGCTCACCGGGATCACCGAGATCGCCGATCCCGTCGGGGTGATCTGCGCGCTGACGCCGGTCACCAACCCGACCTCGACCGCGATCTTCAAGTCGCTCATCGCGCTCAAGACCCGCAATCCCATCGTCTTCGGATTCCACCCGTCGGCGCAGCGCTGCTCGTCTGAAGCCGCTCGCATCGTCCGAGACGCCGCGGTGGCCGCCGGCGCGCCCGCTGACTGCATCCAGTGGATCGACGAGCCCTCGATGGAGGCATCCGGCGAGCTCATGAACCACCCGGGCGTCGCTCTCATCCTCGCCACCGGCGGCAACGCCATGGTGCGTGCCGCGTACTCGTGCGGAAAGCCGGCGCTCGGCGTCGGCGCCGGCAACGTGCCCGCGTTCATCGAGCGCACCGCCGACGTCGGCCGGGCCGTCAACGACATCGTGCTGTCGAAGTCGTTCGACATGGGCATGGTCTGCGCCAGCGAGCAGGCGGTCATCCTCGACGAGCCCGTCGCCGACGAGGCGCTGGCGGAGTTCGCCCGCCTGCACGCGTACCGGGTGAGCGCCGCAGAGAAGGCGATGCTCGAGGAGTTCATCTTCGGCGTCACCGCCGACAGCGCGAACTGCGGCGAGGCGAAGCTCAACGCGCGCGTGGTGGGCCAGTCGCCGGTCTGGATCGCCGAACAGGCGGGCTTCGCGGTGCCTGCGGACACCTCGATCCTCCTCGCCGATGTCGCGGGAGTCGGTCCGCACGAACCGCTGACCCGTGAGAAGCTCGCCCCGGTCCTGGCGGTGCTGCGCGCCGCGACCCCCGAGGAGGGCATCGAGCTCGCGCGGCAGATGGTGGCCTTCGACGGACTCGGCCACTCCGGCGCCATCCACTCGAACGACGCCGAGGTCGTCGCTCGTTTCGCCGAGGTCGTCAAAGCGGTCCGCATCATCGAGAACTCGCCGTCCGCCCTGGGCGGCATCGGCGACATCTACAACGCCTTCCTGCCCTCGCTGACCCTCGGGTGCGGTTCGTACGGGCACAACTCCGTATCCAACAACGTCTCGGCGGTGAACCTCGTGAACGTCAAGCGCGTCGGTCGGCGCAACAACAACCTGCAATGGTTCAAGATCCCGGCGAAGACGTACTTCGAGCCGCACGCGATCCGGTATCTCGCCGACATGAGAGGCGTCGAGCGCGTCAGCATCATCACCGACGAGACGATGACCTCGCTCGGCTACGTGGACCGCATCACCGATGTCCTGAACCGTCGCGAGAACCGTGTGCAGGTGCAGCTGCTGAACCAGGTGCGTCCCGAGCCGAAGGTGTCGGAGGTCGTCGCGGGCGCCGCACAGCTGCGCCAGTTCCAGCCCGACACGATCATCGCGCTCGGCGGCGGCTCACCTATGGATGCCGCCAAGGTCATGTGGCTGCTGTACGAGAACCCCGAGATCGAGTTCTCCGACATGCGCGAGAAGTTCTTCGATGTCCGCAAGCGCGCCTTCACCTTTCCCGAGATGGGCAAGAAGGCCAAGCTCGTCTGCGTTCCCACCACATCGGGCACCGGCTCGGAGATGACTCCGTTCGCGGTGATCACCGACGACGTCACGGGGATGAAGTACCCGCTGGCCGACTACGCGCTGACGCCGTCGGTCGCCATCATCGACCCCGAGCTCACGCGCGTGCTGCCCGGATTCCTCGTGGCCGACGCCGGCTTCGACGCGCTGACCCACGCAACCGAGGCCTACGTGTCGGTGTACGCGAACGACTACACCGACGGGCTGTGCCTCCACGCGATCAAGCTGATCTTCGAGAACATCGAGCGCAGCACGAACGCCCGTCCGGGTTCGACGGACAGCGCCGACCGGAAGGCTCGAGAGAAGATGCACAACGCCGCATCCATCTCGGGCATGGCGTTCGGCAACGCGTTCCTGGGGATCGTGCACGCCATGGCCCATGTGACCGGTGCGACGTACAAGCTGGTGCACGGGCGGACCAACGCCGTCTACCTGCCCCACGTCATCCGGTACAACGGCACGGTCCCGACGAAGCTCACGAGCTGGCCCAAGTACGAGCGCTATATCGCGCCCGAACGGTTCCAGCAGATCGCGCAGCACCTCGGGCTCCCCGCCGCGACGCCGGAAGAGGGGGTCGAGAGCTACGCGCGCGCCGTGGAGGAGCTGCGCGACCGCGTCGGCATCGAGCGGTCGTTCCAGGCGCAGGGGGTCGACGAGGCCCGCTTCCTGGACAACCTGCACAGCCTCGCGATGGCCGCGTACGAGGACCAGTGCGCGCCGGCGAACCCCCGGATGCCGATGATCGACGACATGAAGACGCTCATGGAGGCCGCGTACTACGGCACCTCGTTCGCCGAGGTGCGCGCCACCCGCGCCGCGGCCGTCGTCGCCGCCGACGCCCTCACGGTGACACCCACGGGCACGGACGCGCCGGTAGCGCCGGGCAAGAAGAGCACCGGCAAGGCGAAGGCGGCGCACGGCGCCTGA
- a CDS encoding aldo/keto reductase has protein sequence MQQRSLASTSRSVSAIGLGTWQLGADWGEVDDDQALAVLAASADAGVTLFDTADVYGDGRSESTIGRFLAARPGHGITVATKMGRREAQLPENYTRENFRAWTDRSRRNLGVDTLDLVQLHCPPSAVIESDETYDALDELVADGAIAAYGVSVETTAQALAAIARPNVSNVQIIVNPFRLKPLDEVLPAAEAAGVAIFARVPLASGLLSGRYTEKTEFAADDHRSYNRNGEAFDRGETFSGVDFETGLAAARRLAAALPEGVTLPAATLAWIASRPGVTSVIPGARTTEQARANAAAGDLLDDGADLTAFADAVVDVYDELLRADIHPQW, from the coding sequence ATGCAGCAGCGCAGCCTCGCTTCGACCTCCCGTTCCGTGTCGGCCATCGGCCTGGGCACCTGGCAGCTCGGCGCGGATTGGGGCGAGGTCGACGACGACCAGGCTCTGGCCGTCCTGGCCGCGTCGGCCGACGCCGGCGTCACGCTCTTCGACACCGCCGACGTCTACGGCGATGGACGCAGCGAGAGCACCATCGGCCGGTTCCTCGCCGCTCGTCCCGGGCATGGGATCACCGTGGCCACCAAGATGGGCCGGCGTGAGGCGCAGCTGCCCGAGAACTACACGCGCGAGAACTTCCGTGCCTGGACCGATCGGTCGCGCCGCAACCTGGGTGTCGACACCCTCGACCTCGTGCAGCTGCACTGCCCGCCCTCAGCCGTCATCGAATCCGACGAGACGTACGACGCGCTCGACGAGCTCGTTGCCGACGGGGCGATCGCGGCCTACGGAGTCTCGGTCGAGACCACCGCGCAGGCGCTCGCGGCGATCGCGCGGCCGAACGTCTCGAACGTCCAGATCATCGTCAATCCCTTCCGGCTGAAGCCGCTCGACGAGGTGCTCCCGGCGGCTGAAGCGGCCGGCGTCGCGATCTTCGCGCGCGTCCCCCTGGCGTCGGGCCTGCTGAGCGGTCGTTACACCGAGAAGACCGAGTTCGCAGCTGACGACCACCGTTCCTACAACCGCAACGGCGAGGCCTTCGACCGCGGCGAGACCTTCTCCGGCGTGGACTTCGAGACCGGCCTGGCGGCCGCGCGCAGGCTCGCGGCCGCTCTTCCCGAGGGCGTCACCCTGCCGGCGGCGACGCTGGCGTGGATCGCCTCGCGGCCGGGCGTCACGAGCGTCATCCCGGGAGCCCGCACGACCGAGCAGGCACGAGCCAACGCTGCTGCGGGGGACCTCCTCGACGACGGCGCCGATCTGACGGCTTTCGCCGACGCGGTCGTCGACGTCTACGACGAGCTGCTGCGGGCCGACATCCACCCCCAGTGGTGA
- a CDS encoding L,D-transpeptidase codes for MTRRPHPAAFVAVVAVGALAVSAFWALAPLRDLAALRGSDTPAAVVSDATPSTPSAERAADAAPAPYARNDNAYDISTLPLIDVRSVNSAVPVDDDPMGSVTSLLARPLGAGAPVFADPTAQPVGQLPRDHHYGGTTVPVVQAQTDWVKVLLPGRQGVPPEGNGGQTVGWLRAADVELTTTAQYVEVHLAANTIDIVSATGRERVSDQFAWGKPSTPTPTGRTFVMWTTVVPEFRYTQGHPMVYLGVQSPVMAGFDGGDVAVTAFHYYRMREGDTSFGCIYLDGPAVDRLAQLPPGTPVMIQP; via the coding sequence ATGACCCGACGACCGCATCCCGCAGCCTTCGTGGCCGTGGTCGCGGTCGGGGCCCTCGCGGTATCGGCCTTCTGGGCGCTCGCCCCGCTTCGCGACCTGGCGGCCCTCCGTGGCTCGGACACCCCGGCCGCCGTCGTCTCGGACGCGACGCCGTCGACGCCGTCCGCGGAGCGAGCGGCGGATGCCGCGCCGGCGCCCTATGCCCGCAACGACAACGCGTACGACATCTCGACGCTCCCGTTGATCGACGTGCGTTCGGTGAACTCGGCGGTGCCCGTCGACGATGATCCGATGGGGTCGGTGACCTCGTTGCTCGCGCGACCGCTGGGCGCGGGTGCTCCGGTGTTCGCCGACCCCACGGCCCAGCCCGTCGGTCAGCTCCCGCGCGACCACCACTACGGAGGTACGACGGTGCCCGTCGTGCAAGCGCAGACCGACTGGGTGAAGGTGCTCTTGCCCGGCCGACAGGGCGTGCCTCCCGAGGGGAACGGTGGTCAGACCGTGGGGTGGCTGCGCGCCGCCGACGTCGAGTTGACCACGACCGCCCAGTACGTCGAGGTGCATCTCGCGGCGAACACCATCGACATCGTCAGCGCGACCGGACGTGAACGCGTGTCGGACCAGTTCGCGTGGGGAAAGCCGTCGACGCCGACCCCGACCGGGCGGACCTTCGTCATGTGGACCACGGTGGTCCCGGAGTTCCGGTACACCCAGGGGCATCCGATGGTCTATCTGGGGGTGCAGTCACCCGTGATGGCGGGATTCGACGGGGGAGACGTCGCCGTGACGGCCTTCCACTACTACCGGATGCGCGAGGGCGACACCTCGTTCGGCTGCATATACCTCGACGGGCCTGCGGTCGACCGCCTCGCCCAGCTGCCGCCCGGGACCCCGGTCATGATCCAGCCGTAG
- a CDS encoding DUF1905 domain-containing protein: MEFDAEVFRWEARTQAWYFAAVPDEPSADIREIPRMPRGFGSVRVRATIGGSTWQTSIFPDAARGGYVLPLKQAIRRAESIGSDGIVRVMLEVLDA; this comes from the coding sequence ATGGAGTTCGACGCGGAGGTCTTCCGCTGGGAGGCCCGCACCCAGGCGTGGTACTTCGCGGCCGTGCCCGACGAGCCCAGTGCCGATATCCGCGAGATCCCGCGGATGCCACGGGGGTTCGGATCCGTACGGGTGCGTGCGACGATCGGCGGGTCGACGTGGCAGACGTCGATCTTCCCGGATGCCGCGCGCGGCGGTTACGTCCTGCCGCTGAAGCAGGCGATCCGTCGCGCCGAGTCCATCGGATCCGACGGCATCGTCCGGGTGATGCTCGAGGTCCTCGACGCGTGA
- a CDS encoding prepilin peptidase: MTPLSSATIVLVAVCAALSIALTVIDIATHRLPNRLVIALAGAAAGIAVLSAIERGSIRPIVEAVVAGAVLFVLYYLLHRGGGGMGGGDVKLAAAIGLFLGPLGWQAPLLATALGFVAGGLVAVTMIVAGRSGRRTRIPFGPFMLLGAWAVAGGVWAGT, translated from the coding sequence GTGACCCCGCTGTCGTCGGCGACGATCGTGCTGGTGGCTGTCTGCGCAGCGCTGAGCATCGCGCTCACGGTCATCGATATCGCGACGCATCGGCTGCCGAACCGGCTCGTCATCGCATTGGCCGGCGCGGCTGCGGGCATCGCGGTGCTATCCGCCATCGAACGGGGTTCGATCCGGCCGATCGTCGAAGCGGTCGTCGCGGGGGCGGTGCTGTTCGTCCTGTACTACCTCCTGCATCGCGGCGGAGGCGGGATGGGCGGGGGAGACGTCAAGCTCGCTGCGGCCATCGGGCTCTTCCTGGGGCCGCTCGGCTGGCAGGCTCCGCTGCTCGCGACCGCGCTCGGGTTCGTGGCGGGCGGCCTCGTCGCCGTCACCATGATCGTCGCCGGGCGCAGCGGTCGGCGCACGCGGATCCCATTCGGGCCCTTCATGCTCCTGGGCGCATGGGCGGTGGCAGGGGGCGTCTGGGCCGGGACATGA
- a CDS encoding YihY/virulence factor BrkB family protein has translation MAESTFVSRSIAWALQRKPVRAFLLYSEHRGPVLADSVTYRTLFSVFAGVLLGFSVAALWLAGDPVAWQALIDAVNGVIPGLVGEDGLIKLDSITAPAGLSIAGAIATVGLLGAAIGAIGSLRTAMRAIADELTDDVLFIWVMLRNLALAIGMGGALVAAAAVTILGTAGVGLLADLLGFSDENPLVQFAGWAVSLVVVFALDAVVVAVLFRVLSGVKVRKRALWSGALLGAAGLTVLQQLSGLFVGGATSNPLLASFASLIALLLWLNLSSQVILIATAYIVTGVREEEDRVRSRFGATTFLQRRVQRAEDAVSAAARELDKARELEAEERAKAGA, from the coding sequence ATGGCCGAGTCCACCTTCGTCTCCCGCTCGATCGCGTGGGCGCTGCAGCGCAAGCCGGTGCGCGCGTTCCTGCTGTACAGCGAGCACCGCGGACCGGTTCTCGCCGACAGCGTCACGTACCGCACCCTGTTCAGCGTCTTCGCCGGTGTCCTTCTGGGGTTCTCGGTCGCGGCGCTCTGGCTCGCCGGCGATCCCGTCGCTTGGCAGGCCCTCATCGACGCCGTCAACGGCGTGATCCCGGGGCTCGTCGGGGAAGACGGCCTGATCAAGCTCGACAGCATCACGGCTCCCGCAGGACTGTCGATCGCGGGAGCCATCGCAACCGTCGGTCTGCTCGGTGCAGCCATCGGCGCGATCGGATCGCTCCGCACCGCGATGCGTGCGATCGCGGATGAGCTGACCGACGACGTTCTGTTCATCTGGGTGATGTTGCGCAACCTCGCACTCGCGATCGGTATGGGCGGTGCACTCGTCGCGGCAGCCGCTGTGACGATCCTCGGGACGGCTGGAGTCGGACTGCTCGCAGATCTTCTCGGCTTCTCCGACGAGAACCCGCTCGTGCAGTTCGCCGGTTGGGCGGTCTCGTTGGTGGTGGTATTCGCACTCGACGCCGTCGTCGTGGCGGTTCTGTTCCGAGTGCTCTCCGGCGTGAAGGTGCGCAAGCGCGCGCTCTGGAGCGGCGCACTCCTCGGTGCCGCCGGGCTGACGGTGCTGCAGCAGCTGTCGGGACTGTTCGTCGGTGGAGCGACCTCGAACCCGTTGCTGGCGTCATTCGCCTCGCTCATCGCGCTGCTGCTGTGGCTCAACCTGTCGTCGCAGGTCATCCTCATCGCCACGGCGTACATCGTCACGGGTGTGCGCGAAGAGGAGGACCGCGTCCGGTCGCGCTTCGGTGCCACGACGTTCCTGCAGCGTCGCGTGCAGCGTGCCGAGGATGCCGTCTCCGCCGCCGCCCGCGAGCTCGACAAGGCCCGCGAGCTCGAGGCCGAGGAGCGCGCGAAAGCGGGCGCCTGA
- a CDS encoding glutamine amidotransferase — translation MKPFVLLATRAEDVPADEEYELFLRHTGLEPASLRRVRLEAGPMPEIDLDDISGIFVGGGPFNASDPWEQKSLVQRRVEAEFSNLLARVIAHDSPFLGACYGIGTVGAFLGATIDRRFGEPISVVDVELTDAGRRDPLLAGMPPTFPAFVGHKEAISALPSRAVLLASSAGCPVQMFRVGENVYATQFHPELDLEGITTRIHAYAGYGYFAPDELDLTLSAVRRSPVTHTGSILSAFVERYAR, via the coding sequence GTGAAACCGTTCGTGCTGCTCGCGACCCGCGCCGAGGACGTCCCCGCCGATGAAGAGTACGAGCTCTTCCTCCGTCACACGGGGCTCGAGCCTGCATCGCTCCGCCGCGTGCGCCTCGAGGCGGGCCCGATGCCGGAGATCGACCTCGACGACATCTCGGGCATCTTCGTCGGCGGCGGCCCGTTCAACGCGTCCGATCCGTGGGAGCAGAAATCCCTCGTGCAGCGCCGCGTCGAGGCGGAGTTCTCGAACCTGCTGGCACGGGTCATCGCGCACGACAGCCCGTTCCTCGGCGCCTGCTACGGCATCGGCACCGTGGGTGCGTTCCTCGGTGCCACGATCGACCGCCGGTTCGGCGAGCCGATCAGCGTCGTCGACGTCGAGCTGACGGACGCCGGGCGGCGCGATCCGCTCCTGGCCGGGATGCCGCCGACGTTCCCCGCGTTCGTCGGACACAAGGAAGCGATCTCGGCGCTCCCCTCACGCGCCGTGCTGCTCGCTTCCTCGGCCGGATGCCCGGTACAGATGTTCCGGGTGGGCGAGAACGTCTACGCGACGCAGTTCCACCCCGAGCTCGACCTCGAGGGCATCACGACCCGCATCCACGCCTACGCCGGCTACGGATACTTCGCTCCCGACGAGCTCGACCTGACGCTCTCCGCGGTGCGCCGCAGCCCGGTCACGCACACGGGTTCGATCCTCAGCGCGTTCGTCGAGCGCTACGCGCGGTAG
- a CDS encoding response regulator — MAIARLHGGPLDGQTLPLDDDASDRLILPYSETQVVYERAGQPENTGEGDGPTSSEFHFVEAEGDIDPSTDERDDRVTSDD; from the coding sequence ATGGCTATTGCACGACTGCACGGTGGTCCCCTCGACGGGCAGACCCTTCCGCTGGACGACGACGCGTCAGACCGGCTCATCCTTCCCTACAGCGAGACCCAGGTGGTCTACGAGCGCGCCGGCCAGCCCGAGAACACGGGCGAGGGTGACGGCCCGACGTCGTCGGAGTTCCACTTCGTCGAAGCCGAGGGCGACATCGACCCCTCGACCGATGAGCGCGACGACCGCGTCACCAGTGACGACTGA
- a CDS encoding CYTH domain-containing protein, whose protein sequence is MTTEPRSSLEVERKYDVDDGTAVPDWSALPGVAAVGEAEPRELDARYLDTADGRLAAALTALRRRTGGPDAGWHVKRSTPEGKLETHWPLDDADESAPLEVPEAIVAELAEVAQPPFEVIARIRNSRTAFALLDAEGDMVAEFVDDRVTATDERSGRVSSWREWELELGPAAPRSAEGVASLFAAADELVASAGGAPAASESKLGRALGR, encoded by the coding sequence GTGACGACTGAGCCTCGCAGCTCGCTCGAGGTCGAGCGCAAGTACGACGTCGACGACGGCACGGCCGTTCCCGACTGGTCGGCACTCCCGGGAGTCGCGGCGGTCGGCGAGGCCGAGCCCCGCGAGCTCGACGCGCGCTATCTCGACACCGCCGACGGTCGGCTCGCCGCTGCGTTGACAGCGCTCCGACGGCGCACGGGCGGACCCGACGCCGGCTGGCACGTGAAGCGCTCGACGCCGGAAGGCAAGCTCGAGACGCACTGGCCCCTCGACGACGCCGACGAATCGGCTCCGCTCGAGGTGCCCGAGGCGATCGTCGCCGAGCTGGCCGAAGTGGCGCAGCCGCCGTTCGAGGTCATCGCGCGCATCCGCAACTCGCGCACCGCGTTCGCGTTGCTCGATGCCGAGGGTGACATGGTCGCGGAGTTCGTCGACGACCGGGTGACGGCGACCGATGAGCGATCCGGGCGGGTCAGCTCCTGGCGCGAGTGGGAGCTCGAGCTCGGGCCTGCGGCGCCGCGCAGCGCGGAGGGCGTCGCATCGCTCTTCGCCGCGGCCGATGAGCTGGTCGCCTCGGCCGGGGGAGCGCCCGCGGCATCCGAATCCAAGCTCGGACGTGCCCTCGGACGCTGA
- the lpdA gene encoding dihydrolipoyl dehydrogenase translates to MPHYNVVILGAGPGGYVAAVRAAQLGQSVAIIEEKYWGGVCLNVGCIPSKALLKNADLAHTFKHKADLFGISGDVNFDFGTAFDRSRKVAETHVKGIHFLMKKNKVTEYEGRGSFLDAKSIQVTKADGSQETVTFDNVIIATGSTVRLLPGVQLSDNVVTYEEQILTRDLPNSIVIVGAGAIGMEFAFVMSNYGVKVTIIEFLDRALPNEDVEVSKEIQKQYKKYGIDILTSTKVEQIVDSGDKVTVSYSANADGAKGQIEADKVLMSIGFAPRVEGFGLENTGVKLTERGAIDIDDYMRTNVEGIYAIGDVTAKLQLAHVAEAQGVVAAETIGGAETQTLGDYRNMPRATFCSPQVASFGLTEQQARDAGYDVKVAKFPFSANGKANGLGEPVGFVKLIADAEHLELLGGHLIGPDVSELLPELTLAQKWDLTALEAARNVHTHPTLSEGLQEAFHGLAGHMINL, encoded by the coding sequence ATGCCTCACTACAACGTCGTCATCCTCGGCGCGGGCCCCGGCGGGTATGTCGCAGCTGTCCGCGCTGCGCAGCTCGGACAGTCCGTCGCGATCATCGAAGAGAAGTACTGGGGAGGCGTCTGCCTCAACGTCGGCTGCATCCCCTCCAAGGCTCTGCTGAAGAACGCCGACCTCGCCCACACCTTCAAGCACAAGGCCGATCTCTTCGGCATCAGCGGAGATGTGAACTTCGACTTCGGCACCGCGTTCGACCGCAGCCGCAAGGTGGCCGAGACGCACGTCAAGGGCATCCACTTCTTGATGAAGAAGAACAAGGTCACCGAGTACGAGGGCCGCGGGTCGTTCCTCGACGCGAAGTCGATCCAGGTGACCAAGGCCGACGGCTCGCAGGAGACGGTGACGTTCGACAACGTCATCATCGCCACGGGCTCGACGGTGCGCCTGCTCCCCGGCGTGCAGCTGAGCGACAACGTCGTGACCTACGAGGAGCAGATCCTCACGCGCGACCTGCCGAACTCGATCGTCATCGTCGGCGCCGGCGCGATCGGCATGGAGTTCGCGTTCGTCATGTCGAACTACGGCGTGAAGGTCACCATCATCGAGTTCCTCGACCGCGCCCTCCCCAACGAGGACGTCGAGGTCTCGAAGGAGATCCAGAAGCAGTACAAGAAGTACGGCATCGACATCCTCACCTCGACCAAGGTCGAGCAGATCGTCGACTCGGGCGACAAGGTCACGGTCTCGTACTCGGCCAACGCCGACGGCGCGAAGGGTCAGATCGAGGCCGACAAGGTGCTCATGTCGATCGGCTTCGCTCCCCGTGTCGAGGGCTTCGGTCTCGAGAACACCGGTGTCAAGCTCACCGAGCGCGGCGCGATCGACATCGACGACTACATGCGCACCAACGTCGAGGGCATCTACGCGATCGGTGATGTCACCGCGAAGCTGCAGCTCGCGCATGTCGCCGAGGCGCAGGGCGTCGTGGCGGCCGAGACCATCGGTGGAGCCGAGACGCAGACGCTCGGCGACTACCGCAACATGCCGCGCGCGACGTTCTGCTCGCCGCAGGTCGCGTCGTTCGGTCTCACCGAGCAGCAGGCGCGCGACGCCGGCTACGACGTCAAGGTCGCGAAGTTCCCGTTCTCGGCCAACGGCAAGGCCAACGGTCTGGGCGAGCCCGTCGGCTTCGTCAAGCTCATCGCAGATGCCGAGCACCTCGAGCTCCTGGGCGGCCACCTCATCGGCCCCGACGTGTCGGAGCTTCTGCCCGAGCTCACCCTGGCGCAGAAGTGGGACCTCACCGCGCTCGAGGCAGCGCGCAACGTCCACACGCACCCCACGCTCTCGGAGGGCCTGCAGGAGGCCTTCCACGGTCTCGCGGGGCACATGATCAACCTCTGA
- a CDS encoding copper resistance protein CopC, with protein sequence MSARTPSLRTRLLVGLGLVLGLAAASPASPALAHDELLASDPAADSTVAALPDELTLTFSGVLIDEDGVNAISVTDAAGTELAEGAPTLDGTTATQALSGDSQGPITVRWRVVSSDGHPVSGEFSFVAGDPAAAPTASTDGTAEAAPAEGLPAVFWIVVSIVAVAGVIALVVALIAASRRRTED encoded by the coding sequence ATGTCTGCACGCACTCCTTCGCTTCGCACGCGCCTGCTCGTGGGTCTCGGCCTCGTGCTCGGCCTCGCTGCGGCTTCGCCCGCTTCGCCCGCTCTGGCACACGACGAATTGCTCGCCTCCGACCCTGCCGCGGATTCGACCGTCGCCGCGCTGCCCGACGAACTGACCCTCACCTTCAGCGGCGTACTCATCGACGAGGACGGCGTCAATGCGATCTCGGTGACCGATGCGGCCGGCACGGAGCTCGCCGAGGGCGCGCCGACGCTCGACGGGACGACGGCGACGCAGGCCCTCAGCGGAGACAGTCAGGGGCCCATCACGGTGCGCTGGCGCGTCGTCTCGAGCGACGGTCATCCGGTCTCCGGAGAGTTCTCGTTCGTCGCCGGCGACCCCGCTGCGGCGCCCACGGCGTCGACCGATGGAACCGCCGAGGCCGCACCCGCCGAAGGCCTGCCGGCGGTGTTCTGGATCGTCGTGTCGATCGTCGCGGTCGCCGGTGTCATCGCCCTCGTCGTCGCCCTGATCGCGGCGTCTCGGCGGCGCACCGAGGACTAG
- a CDS encoding FHA domain-containing protein: MDEKDRDVDDIRRGPDRAPHSGSSDTTQTFGHDLDLSFVPFGADLTAVERDAIQALPERAALLLVRSGPTAGARYLLDTDVTTVGRHPEADIFFDDVTVSRRHAEITRTGSAFEIVDQRSLNGTYVNGERVDRAVLSDGAELRVGKFRLNFFVSPLDRAPATGA; the protein is encoded by the coding sequence GTGGACGAAAAGGATCGAGACGTCGACGACATCCGACGCGGACCCGACCGCGCGCCGCACAGCGGTTCCTCGGACACGACGCAGACGTTCGGGCACGACCTGGACCTGTCGTTCGTGCCGTTCGGGGCTGACCTCACCGCTGTGGAGCGCGACGCGATCCAGGCGTTGCCCGAGCGGGCGGCCCTGCTTCTGGTGCGTTCGGGCCCGACCGCGGGCGCGCGGTATCTGCTCGACACCGACGTGACGACCGTCGGCCGCCACCCCGAGGCCGACATCTTCTTCGATGACGTCACCGTCTCGCGTCGGCACGCCGAGATCACCCGCACGGGGTCGGCTTTCGAGATCGTGGACCAGCGCTCGCTCAACGGCACCTATGTCAACGGCGAGCGTGTGGACCGTGCCGTGCTCTCCGACGGGGCTGAACTGCGCGTCGGCAAGTTCCGCCTGAACTTCTTCGTCTCACCGCTCGATCGCGCTCCGGCGACCGGCGCGTGA